Genomic segment of Glutamicibacter sp. JL.03c:
TTGGACAAATAGCGAATCTTGTCCAAATTTCCTAGTCGAAGGCTGATTCTGGACCACAGTCCAGCGAATGATTCGGGAGGCGATCTGCGCGAGCAGCCAGCGGGAAGGCCACGGATCGCACGGATTTCCACAGGGTATGCCCAAAGTGCCGATTTTCCGATATAGTTTGTCCTGTCAAAGCGACATATAACCTGAAGGTCGCTGGCAAGGAGCAACCGTGAGCACACCACTGAGCATCAAGATCGACCGTTCTTCGCCGATCCCCCTCTACCACCAGGTAGTGCAGGGCATCGAAGGCGCCATCCGCGACGGATCGCTGGCGTCCGGCACCCGGCTGGAAAACGAGATCGAGCTGGCCCAGCGCTTGCGCCTCTCCCGGCCGACCATCCGCAAGGCCATGGACGACCTGGTCCAGTCCGGCCTGCTGGTGCGCAAGCGCGGCGTGGGCACCCAGGTGGTCTCCAGCCAGATCCGCCGTCATCTGGAGCTCTCGAGCTTGAACGATGACCTCGAGCGCGCAGGAAAAAAGCCCACCACCACACTGCTGAGTTTTGAGCATATTCCCGCCCCGGAACACGTCCAGGATTTGCTGTCGCTGCCCAAGGACGTCTCCGTCTACCACTTCACCCGTCTGCGTTCAGCCGGCGGCAGCCCGCTGGCCTTGATGGAGAATTGGGTTCGCGACGACATCGTCGAGCTGGATGAAAAGTCCTTGCGGGCCCACGGCCTGTATGAATTGCTCCGCGAGGCGGGCGTGAATTTCCGCCTCGCCCAGCAACGCATCGGCGCCACCGTTGCCGACAGCGCCCAGGCTGACGTGCTCGATACCGAGGCTGGATCCGCCCTAGTCACCATGCAGCGCACCGCTGTCGATGACACCGGTCGCAACGTTGAGACTGGGTCTCACGTCTACCGCGCTGACGCGTACAGCTTTGAAATGACCTTGGTGCAGCGCTAGCCTCGCGAAGCACCGGACACCGCCGTCGAAAGGAATGACACATGACCGACTGGATCTACCCTGCAGGTTCCGCCACCGACGGAGATTGGAGCATCTCGCTCGGTGCCCATGACTCCGCCCTCGAGGTGGACGGCTGGGCCCATACCGGGCTCAAGGTGGCCGAATTGGCTCCCGGGCAATCGATCCAGCTGGATGCCGCAGCCGAGGAACGAATTGTGGTTCCGCTCTCCGGTTCCTCCTTCTCGGTCAGCGTGGACGGCGAGGAGTATCTGCTCGCCGGTCGCGCATCGGTATTCAACGGCCCGGCAGATGTCCTGTACACCGGCATCAACAAGGCCATCTCCGTCAGCACCGAGCACGGTGGCCGTGTCGCCATCACCCTGGCTCCAGCCAAGCAGGAGTACCCGACGCGCCTGATCAAGGCCGAAGAGACGCCGGTAGAGCTGCGCGGAGCGGGCAACTGCTCCCGCCAAGTCCACAACTTCGGCACCCCGGCCGCGCTGGAAGCCGACCGCTTCATCGTCTGCGAAGTCATCACCCCGGCCGGCAACTGGTCCTCCTATCCGCCGCACAAGCATGACGAGGAGAAGGAGGGCGAGACCAGCCTCGAGGAGATCTACTACTTCGAGACCCAGCTGGCCCGCGATATGCCAGCCCCGCAGGACACCGATCCGATCGGCTATGCCCGGGTTTATGCCTCGGACGAGCGTCCCATCGACGTCAATGCCGAGGTCCGCACCGGCGACGTGGTCCTGGTCCCCTACGGCTGGCACGGGCCGGCCATGGCAGCCCCGGGCTACGACCTCTACTACCTGAATGTGATGGCCGGGCCGGGTCGGGTGCGCGACTGGCTGATCAGCGATGACCCGCACCACGGCTGGATTCGCCAGACCTGGGATGCCCAGGACATGGATCCGCGCCTGCCTTTCGGCCCCGGCGCTTAGCCCTCCAAGGCCCACAACGAAGCGGTGGCCACAGGATCTCCTGTGGCCACCGCTTCGTTGTTTCTCCTAGCCCGCCGGTTGCAGCAGCGGCTCGAAGGCCTGGGCGAAGGCCGCGATAGCCGCATCCGAATCCGCGCTGGCATAGGCTTCCATGCCCACGGGACCCGAGTATCCCAGCTGGGCCAGGGCTGCGGCGACCGCACGATAGTTGATTTCCCCGGTACCCGGCTCGCAGCGCCCCGGCACATCCGCGACCTGGATCTCGCCGATGCACGGGCCGGCCGCACGGACCAGTTCGATGAGGTTCCCTTCGCCAATCTGCGCGTGGTAGAGATCGAGCATCATCTTGATATTCGGGTGGTCCACGGCTTTGACCAGCGACAACGTATCCTTGGCACGCCCCAGCGGAATGCCCGGGTGATCAAGAATCGTATTCAGGTTCTCCAGCATGAAGGTCACGCCATGCTCTTCGCCCAGGCGCCCCAGTTCTTCGAGGGTCTTGGCCGCGGTCAGCCACATGTCTCCGGTGGCGCGGAAGCGCGGGGTGGCGGCCTGGCCGTCGATGAGCTGCGCCGGGTGCACCACCAAGCGGGTGATGCCCAGTTCCCTGGCGGCCGGGATCAATTCCCGTGCGGTGCGCACGACCTCGTGCGCGCTGTCCGCATCGCACAGGCTGCCGTGGCTGTAGCCTGTCATGGAGCCGAAGCGGGCACCGGTGGCCGCGAGGGCCGCCAGGTCCTTGTCCCGGATATCCCAGAGTTCGATTTCGAAGCCCGCTTCGTCGAGTTTCCTGACCCGGTCGATGAGCGGAAGGTCCAGGAAGACCATTTCCGCGCAGACCGCCAGCTGCGTGCTCATGCGCTCACCGCGAGCCGGGTGGCCGATTCCAGCTTGACCGGAAGGCCGGTTTCGGAGGACTCCAGCGCGGCCAGTGCCACGCGCAATGCGGCGCGCGCGTCCTTGCCGGTGGGCACGGCGAGGGCCGCGTCGGCGGTGCCTTCGCGCACGCCGCGGATCTTGCGGGTGAAGACCGCGAGCTGATCGCGGTAGGCCTGGGCGAACAGCTCGATATTCAGGCGTTCTGTGGGAGCATGGGCCCCTTGCGCGTCATAGCTGGCGGCCGCCACCTGGACCGGGTTGCCCGCCTGGACCATGCCCTTGGAGCCGAAGACTTCTCCGCGCACGTCGTAGCCGTAGCTGGCAGAGAAGTTGGCCTCGGCCACGGCGATGGCCCCATTGGAGTAGCGCATGGTGACTACCGCGGTATCCAGCAGCCCGTTCTCACGGTGCTCCGGAGCCACCAGGGCATCTGCCATGACGTGGACCTCTTGCACCTCGGCTCCCGGGTTCAGCCAGTTCAGGGTATCGAAGTCATGAATCAGCGTTTCGGTGAAGATCACGTGGGAGCGGATCTTCGCAGCATTGGGCAAGCCACCGGCAACTTCCGGGTCGCGGGTCAGCGAACGCAGCAGCTGCGGGGTGCCGATAGCTCCGGAATTCACCTGCTCGGCCACGGCGGCGAAGTCCTGGGAAAAACGCCGGTTGAAGCCGATCTGCAAGAGTACGCCTGCGTCCTCGACCGCCTGCAATGCGTTGTCAAGATCGCCCAGCGCGTGGGCCGCGGGCTTTTCGCAGAAGATGTGCTTGCCGGCCGCGGCGGCCTGGGCAATCAGGCCGGCGTGGAAACTCGAAGGGGCCCCGATGACCACGGCATCCACGGTTTCGTCGGCGAAGACCTCGGCAATGTCTTGGGTGTAGCTGGTGCATCCGAGTTCGGCGGCCAGTGCCGCGGCACGCCCCGGTGCCGGGTCAGCGACAACGTGCAGCTGTGCGTCGGGCAGGTACTGGGCCACGGTACGGGCGTGGAACGCACCGATCCACCCGGTGCCGATGACGGCAATGCGCAGCGGCTGGACGCTGGATTCCGGCAATGATTGATAAGCCATGAAGACTCTCCTAGAACGTTCTATATTTGGGGTTCAGGAAAATCATGGCACACTGGAGAACACCTGTCTATAACGTTCTAGAAGAAAGTTTGGCCCATGCCCACAACTTCGGCCCCACGCCCTGCCAAGCGCCCCACCCTTGCCGATGTCGCTCGCGCTTCTGGAGTCTCGGTCGCCTTGGCCTCCATCGTGCTGCGTGGGGCCGAGGGGGCCAGCGAGGAGTCGCGGGCACGGGTCAAGCAGGCCGCGGCAGATCTGGGCTACCGCCCTGATTCACGGGCCCGCTCCCTGCGCAGCAGACGCAGCCGGACCTTGGGCCTGGCCCTCGCGCTCGGTGAGCCGCTGCACGCGGAGTTGGCCGATGCCCTGTTCGCCCAAGCCGACGCGAAGGGCTTCGAGATCATCTTGGGGGCCACCGGCAGGCACCGCGATGAGCGCCGGGTGCTCAACACCCTCATCGACGCGGGAGTCGAGGCGGTGATCGGCATCTTCCCGGAACTTCCCGCCACCCAGCTCAACGGGGTGGCCAAACAGCTTCCCGTCATCAGCCTGCTGCGCGAGGTCGAAGGATTGCCCTCGATCATCACCGATGAAGCTGCCGGCATCGAGCAGCTGGTCAACCACCTGGTGCAGCTGGGCCACACCCGGCTTCTGCACCTGGATGGCGGATCCGCCGTTGCGGCGCAACAACGCCGGGAGGCCTTCCGGGTCGCTGCCGAACGCGCCCAGGCCGCGGCAGAGATCCTGGCCGCCGGCGCGGATGATGCCACGGCCTTCGAGGTCCTGCGCGGCTATCTGGAGACTACCTCCCCGGCGCAACGCGCCACGGCCGTGCTGGCCTTTAACGACCGGGCAGCACTGGGAGCCCGACGGGCCCTTGACCTTTGCAACCTGGGGGTGCCGGGGCAGATGAGCCTCACCGGCTATGACGACAGCGAGTTTGCCCGGCTGGCACAGGCGGATCTGACCAGCGTCCGCCAGGACGTGAACGCCCTGGCGGAGGCCGCCATGCAGGCGGCGCTGCAGGCCACCGGCGCCTCAAGCATCCACGCACCGCACCTGGTGGTGCGAGGCAGCACCGCAGAATATATCGGTTAACGGATAAAGGCTCCACAACCGTGGAGCCTTTATCCATTAATCGTCCGGTCAGCGCTACGAGCCGGCAGAGGACTTCAGCTGGTAAATCGCCCCTGTAGTGACGTCCTCTTCGAGATCTTCGAGGGAACGCCCACGCGTCTCCGGAACCTGGGTGGCCACGAAGATCAAGGCCAGAACACCTACCCCGGCGAAAAGGAAGAATGATCCAGTGATTCCGACGCCCGAGATCAACGTCGGGAAGTACAGGGCCAAGAATCCGTTGGTGATCCACACGAAGAATACCGAAATTCCAATTCCAAGTCCTCGCATATGCTGCGGGAAGACTTCGGCGAGCCACACCCACACTGCGATGTTGAGGAAGGTTTGCATGGAGAGCACGAAGGCCACGACAAGAATCATGATTACGATGGGCCTGGCAACGCTTCCGACGGGAAGGAGGATTCCAGCGAACGCGACGAGCAAATGGCACACCGTGGTCAGGCTCAATCCAATGAGGAATGTCGTGCGCCGATCCAGACGGTCCATGTTGCGCAACGCGATCACTCCACCAATGACAGCGACGGCGCCGAACGCGATATTCGCCAGGACCGCCTGTTCAGCTGACATGCCTGATTCCTCAAGAACACGCGTACCGTAATACATGATCGAATTGATGCCGGTCAACTGCTGCGCCATGCCGACCCCGATACCAATCAGGATGATCCGGCGCAGCCATTTATTCTCCAAGATTGCTTTCCAGCCAACCTTCTTGTTTTCGCTCTTCTCCCGCTGAGCGATGATTTCTACCTCGTGGACCTCGGCCAGAGCGCGCTCCGGCGAGCGGACAGTCTTGAGCACCCGCAAGGCCTGCGCATATCGACCCTTCTCAACCAGCCAGCGCGGCGACTCCGGCATGCGCAGCATGCCGAAGAAGAGGGCGATGGCGGGAAGAGCACACACGGCAAACATGAGCCGCCAGACCCCGTCAAGGTGGCCGAGCGTCACCGCAAGGACAGCGTTGACGATAAATGCCGATAGCTGTCCGATAACGATGGCCAGCTCGTTGCGTCCAGTGATTGAACCGCGAATTTCATAGGGAGCAAGCTCGGCCAGATACACCGGAACTACGGTAGAGGCACCGCCCACGGCCAGCCCAAGCATGATTCGCCCGGAAACCAATACCGCAAATCCAAGAGGCGAAAAAGTTCCATACTCTCCGGAAGCCGGAGACAGAATCACCAGCAAAGTCCCGCAGAGAAACAGGCCGGCGAGAACCAGGATGACCTTGCGACGTCCCCAAGCATCAGAAATTCGGCCGCAAACCAGTGCGCCGATCGCCGCCGCAAAGACCAGGGAGCTGATCACTACGCCAACCTGCAGGAGGTTCAATCCCAGCTCGGCGGCCATGGGACCTTCGGCGCCATTGGCCACACCGGTGTCATAGCCGAAGAGCAAGCCACCAAAGCAGGCGACGATGGAGATCAATCCGAGCCGCTTTGAATGAGGCCCCGCAGTCAGGGGCGG
This window contains:
- a CDS encoding sugar porter family MFS transporter; amino-acid sequence: MSSAQNVSARSSLPPLTAGPHSKRLGLISIVACFGGLLFGYDTGVANGAEGPMAAELGLNLLQVGVVISSLVFAAAIGALVCGRISDAWGRRKVILVLAGLFLCGTLLVILSPASGEYGTFSPLGFAVLVSGRIMLGLAVGGASTVVPVYLAELAPYEIRGSITGRNELAIVIGQLSAFIVNAVLAVTLGHLDGVWRLMFAVCALPAIALFFGMLRMPESPRWLVEKGRYAQALRVLKTVRSPERALAEVHEVEIIAQREKSENKKVGWKAILENKWLRRIILIGIGVGMAQQLTGINSIMYYGTRVLEESGMSAEQAVLANIAFGAVAVIGGVIALRNMDRLDRRTTFLIGLSLTTVCHLLVAFAGILLPVGSVARPIVIMILVVAFVLSMQTFLNIAVWVWLAEVFPQHMRGLGIGISVFFVWITNGFLALYFPTLISGVGITGSFFLFAGVGVLALIFVATQVPETRGRSLEDLEEDVTTGAIYQLKSSAGS
- a CDS encoding GntR family transcriptional regulator → MSTPLSIKIDRSSPIPLYHQVVQGIEGAIRDGSLASGTRLENEIELAQRLRLSRPTIRKAMDDLVQSGLLVRKRGVGTQVVSSQIRRHLELSSLNDDLERAGKKPTTTLLSFEHIPAPEHVQDLLSLPKDVSVYHFTRLRSAGGSPLALMENWVRDDIVELDEKSLRAHGLYELLREAGVNFRLAQQRIGATVADSAQADVLDTEAGSALVTMQRTAVDDTGRNVETGSHVYRADAYSFEMTLVQR
- a CDS encoding Gfo/Idh/MocA family oxidoreductase codes for the protein MAYQSLPESSVQPLRIAVIGTGWIGAFHARTVAQYLPDAQLHVVADPAPGRAAALAAELGCTSYTQDIAEVFADETVDAVVIGAPSSFHAGLIAQAAAAGKHIFCEKPAAHALGDLDNALQAVEDAGVLLQIGFNRRFSQDFAAVAEQVNSGAIGTPQLLRSLTRDPEVAGGLPNAAKIRSHVIFTETLIHDFDTLNWLNPGAEVQEVHVMADALVAPEHRENGLLDTAVVTMRYSNGAIAVAEANFSASYGYDVRGEVFGSKGMVQAGNPVQVAAASYDAQGAHAPTERLNIELFAQAYRDQLAVFTRKIRGVREGTADAALAVPTGKDARAALRVALAALESSETGLPVKLESATRLAVSA
- a CDS encoding LacI family DNA-binding transcriptional regulator, with translation MPTTSAPRPAKRPTLADVARASGVSVALASIVLRGAEGASEESRARVKQAAADLGYRPDSRARSLRSRRSRTLGLALALGEPLHAELADALFAQADAKGFEIILGATGRHRDERRVLNTLIDAGVEAVIGIFPELPATQLNGVAKQLPVISLLREVEGLPSIITDEAAGIEQLVNHLVQLGHTRLLHLDGGSAVAAQQRREAFRVAAERAQAAAEILAAGADDATAFEVLRGYLETTSPAQRATAVLAFNDRAALGARRALDLCNLGVPGQMSLTGYDDSEFARLAQADLTSVRQDVNALAEAAMQAALQATGASSIHAPHLVVRGSTAEYIG
- the iolB gene encoding 5-deoxy-glucuronate isomerase, which encodes MTDWIYPAGSATDGDWSISLGAHDSALEVDGWAHTGLKVAELAPGQSIQLDAAAEERIVVPLSGSSFSVSVDGEEYLLAGRASVFNGPADVLYTGINKAISVSTEHGGRVAITLAPAKQEYPTRLIKAEETPVELRGAGNCSRQVHNFGTPAALEADRFIVCEVITPAGNWSSYPPHKHDEEKEGETSLEEIYYFETQLARDMPAPQDTDPIGYARVYASDERPIDVNAEVRTGDVVLVPYGWHGPAMAAPGYDLYYLNVMAGPGRVRDWLISDDPHHGWIRQTWDAQDMDPRLPFGPGA
- a CDS encoding TIM barrel protein, translated to MSTQLAVCAEMVFLDLPLIDRVRKLDEAGFEIELWDIRDKDLAALAATGARFGSMTGYSHGSLCDADSAHEVVRTARELIPAARELGITRLVVHPAQLIDGQAATPRFRATGDMWLTAAKTLEELGRLGEEHGVTFMLENLNTILDHPGIPLGRAKDTLSLVKAVDHPNIKMMLDLYHAQIGEGNLIELVRAAGPCIGEIQVADVPGRCEPGTGEINYRAVAAALAQLGYSGPVGMEAYASADSDAAIAAFAQAFEPLLQPAG